The Kluyvera intermedia genome window below encodes:
- the infB gene encoding translation initiation factor IF-2 — protein sequence MTDVTVKSLAAEIQTSVDRLVQQFADAGIPKAADDSVSAQEKQTLLAHLNRENGSTPDKLTLQRKTRSTLNIPGTGGKSKSVQIEVRKTRTFVKRDPQEAERLAAEEQAQREAEEQARREAEETAKREAQQKAEREAAEQAKREAADKAKREAAEKDKVSNQQTDDMTKTAQADKARRENEAAELKRKSEEEARRKLEEEARRVAEEARRMAEENEKNGVNTAAEPTEDTSDYHVTTSQHARQAEDENDREVEGGRTSRTRPAKAARPVKKGNKHAESKADREEARAAGRGGKGGKRKGSSLQQGFQKPVQAVNRDVVIGETITVGDLANKMAVKGSQVIKAMMKLGAMATINQVIDQETAQLVAEEMGHKVTLRRENELEEALMSDRDTGAAAEPRAPVVTIMGHVDHGKTSLLDYIRSTKVASGEAGGITQHIGAYHVETDNGMITFLDTPGHAAFTSMRARGAQATDIVVLVVAADDGVMPQTIEAIQHAKAAQVPMVVAVNKIDKPEADMDRVKTELSQYGVMPEEWGGESQFIPVSAKAGTGIDDLLNAILLQAEVLELKAIRKGMASGAVIESFLDKGRGPVATVLVREGTLNKGDIVLCGFEYGRVRAMRNELGQEVLEAGPSIPVEILGLSGVPAAGDEVTVVRDEKKAREVALYRQGKFREVKLARQQKSKLENMFANMTEGEVHEVNIVLKADVQGSVEAIADSLLKLSTDEVKVRIIGSGVGGITETDATLAAASNAILVGFNVRADASARKVIESESLDLRYYSVIYHLIDEVKAAMSGMLSPELKQQIIGLAEVRDVFKSPKFGAIAGCMVTEGTIKRHNPIRVLRDNVVIYEGELESLRRFKDDVNEVRNGMECGIGVKNYNDVRTGDMIEVFEIIEIQRTID from the coding sequence ATGACTGATGTAACCGTAAAATCGCTGGCTGCAGAAATTCAGACCTCCGTGGACCGCCTGGTACAGCAATTTGCTGACGCAGGTATCCCGAAGGCTGCTGATGACTCTGTGTCCGCACAAGAGAAGCAAACCTTACTGGCGCATTTGAACCGTGAAAACGGCTCGACGCCGGATAAGTTGACTTTGCAGCGCAAAACGCGCAGTACTCTCAACATTCCAGGTACCGGTGGAAAAAGTAAATCGGTACAAATCGAAGTCCGCAAGACACGCACCTTTGTGAAACGCGATCCGCAAGAGGCTGAACGCCTGGCCGCGGAAGAGCAGGCGCAGCGTGAAGCGGAAGAGCAAGCCCGTCGTGAAGCAGAAGAAACTGCTAAACGCGAGGCGCAACAAAAAGCCGAACGTGAGGCCGCAGAACAAGCTAAACGTGAAGCCGCTGATAAAGCGAAACGTGAAGCTGCGGAAAAAGACAAAGTGAGCAATCAACAGACCGACGATATGACAAAAACCGCCCAGGCCGACAAAGCCCGCCGTGAAAATGAAGCCGCTGAGCTGAAGCGTAAATCTGAAGAAGAAGCGCGTCGTAAGCTCGAGGAAGAAGCCCGCCGCGTAGCGGAAGAGGCTCGCCGTATGGCTGAAGAAAATGAAAAAAATGGTGTGAATACCGCTGCTGAACCAACTGAAGATACCAGCGATTATCACGTTACCACTTCTCAGCATGCCCGCCAGGCTGAAGACGAAAACGACCGCGAAGTTGAAGGTGGCCGTACTAGCCGTACTCGCCCAGCGAAAGCTGCTCGTCCAGTCAAGAAAGGCAACAAACACGCCGAATCTAAAGCTGACCGCGAAGAAGCACGTGCTGCGGGTCGTGGTGGTAAAGGTGGCAAGCGCAAAGGTTCTTCCTTGCAGCAGGGCTTCCAGAAGCCCGTTCAGGCCGTTAACCGTGACGTCGTGATTGGCGAAACCATCACCGTTGGCGACTTAGCGAACAAGATGGCTGTTAAAGGTTCTCAGGTCATCAAAGCGATGATGAAGCTGGGCGCAATGGCGACCATCAACCAGGTCATCGATCAGGAAACCGCACAGCTGGTTGCCGAAGAGATGGGCCACAAAGTTACCCTGCGTCGTGAAAACGAGCTGGAAGAAGCGCTGATGAGTGACCGTGACACTGGCGCTGCGGCTGAACCGCGTGCACCAGTTGTGACCATCATGGGTCACGTTGACCACGGTAAAACCTCTCTGCTCGACTACATTCGTTCAACGAAAGTGGCCTCTGGCGAAGCGGGTGGCATTACCCAGCATATCGGTGCATACCACGTTGAAACTGACAACGGTATGATCACCTTCCTGGATACCCCAGGGCACGCCGCGTTTACCTCCATGCGTGCTCGTGGTGCGCAGGCAACGGATATCGTTGTTCTGGTTGTTGCAGCAGATGACGGCGTGATGCCGCAGACTATCGAAGCTATCCAGCATGCGAAAGCAGCGCAGGTACCGATGGTTGTTGCAGTGAACAAAATCGATAAGCCAGAAGCCGATATGGATCGCGTTAAAACCGAACTGTCTCAGTACGGCGTTATGCCGGAAGAGTGGGGCGGCGAATCACAGTTCATCCCAGTTTCTGCGAAAGCAGGTACCGGTATTGATGACCTGCTGAATGCTATCCTGCTGCAGGCTGAAGTTCTGGAGCTGAAAGCGATTCGTAAAGGTATGGCAAGCGGTGCGGTCATCGAATCCTTCCTCGACAAAGGTCGTGGCCCAGTGGCTACCGTCCTGGTGCGTGAAGGCACCCTGAATAAGGGCGATATCGTGCTGTGTGGCTTCGAATATGGCCGCGTTCGTGCAATGCGTAACGAACTGGGTCAGGAAGTCCTGGAAGCAGGTCCATCTATTCCAGTAGAAATCCTCGGTCTGTCCGGTGTTCCGGCTGCGGGTGACGAAGTTACTGTTGTACGTGACGAGAAAAAAGCCCGTGAAGTTGCACTGTATCGTCAGGGTAAATTCCGTGAAGTTAAGCTTGCTCGTCAGCAGAAATCTAAACTTGAGAACATGTTTGCTAACATGACTGAAGGCGAAGTTCACGAAGTGAACATCGTACTGAAAGCTGACGTTCAGGGTTCTGTAGAAGCTATCGCTGACTCCTTGCTGAAACTGTCGACTGACGAAGTGAAAGTAAGAATCATCGGTTCTGGCGTAGGTGGTATCACCGAAACTGACGCGACCCTGGCAGCAGCATCCAACGCCATCCTGGTTGGCTTCAACGTACGTGCCGATGCATCTGCGCGTAAAGTCATTGAATCCGAAAGCCTGGATCTGCGCTACTACTCCGTCATCTACCATCTGATTGACGAAGTGAAAGCGGCAATGAGCGGTATGCTGTCTCCAGAGCTGAAACAGCAGATTATCGGTCTGGCTGAAGTTCGTGACGTGTTCAAATCACCGAAATTTGGTGCAATCGCGGGCTGTATGGTTACCGAAGGTACCATCAAACGTCACAACCCAATCCGCGTTCTGCGCGACAACGTGGTTATCTATGAAGGCGAGCTGGAATCCCTGCGCCGCTTCAAAGATGACGTCAACGAAGTCCGTAACGGCATGGAATGTGGTATCGGCGTTAAGAACTACAACGATGTGCGTACTGGCGATATGATCGAAGTCTTCGAAATTATCGAAATCCAACGTACCATCGATTAA
- the rbfA gene encoding 30S ribosome-binding factor RbfA: MAKEFGRPQRVSQEMQKEIAIILQREIKDPRLGMMTTVSGVEMSRDLAYAKVFVTFLNDKDEAAVKAGIKALQEASGFIRSLLGKAMRLRIVPELTFFYDNSLVEGMRMSNLVSNVVKHDDERRVNPDDSKED, from the coding sequence ATGGCGAAAGAATTTGGTCGCCCACAGCGCGTGTCTCAGGAGATGCAGAAAGAAATTGCTATCATCCTGCAGCGCGAAATTAAAGACCCACGTCTGGGCATGATGACCACTGTTTCCGGTGTCGAAATGTCTCGCGACCTGGCGTATGCCAAAGTATTCGTGACCTTCCTGAACGACAAAGATGAAGCAGCCGTTAAAGCTGGCATCAAAGCGCTGCAGGAAGCTTCTGGCTTCATCCGTTCGCTGCTGGGTAAAGCCATGCGCCTGCGTATCGTGCCGGAACTGACCTTCTTCTACGACAACTCGTTGGTTGAAGGGATGCGCATGTCCAACCTGGTCAGCAACGTGGTAAAACATGACGATGAACGTCGTGTGAACCCGGACGACAGCAAGGAGGACTGA
- the truB gene encoding tRNA pseudouridine(55) synthase TruB, giving the protein MSRPRRRGRDIHGVLLLDKPLGASSNDVLQKVKRIFNANRAGHTGALDPLATGMLPICLGEATKFSQYLLDSDKRYRVVARLGQRTDTSDAEGQIVEERPVNVSESQLADALESFRGDTQQVPSMYSALKYQGKKLYEYARQGIEVPREARPITVYELLFIRHEGNEVELEIHCSKGTYIRTIIDDLGEKLGCGAHVIFLRRLAVSKYPVERMVTLEHLHELVEQAEQQGIPAAELLDPLLMPMDSPASDYPIVNIPLTSSVYFKNGNPVRTTGAPLDGLVRVTEGDEGKFLGMGEIDDEGRVAPRRLVVEYTE; this is encoded by the coding sequence ATGAGTCGTCCTCGTCGTCGCGGCCGTGATATCCACGGCGTATTGTTGTTGGATAAACCGCTTGGCGCCTCTAGCAATGATGTGCTGCAGAAGGTTAAGCGTATTTTTAACGCTAACCGTGCCGGGCACACGGGTGCGCTGGATCCGCTGGCTACCGGCATGCTGCCGATTTGCCTCGGGGAAGCCACCAAGTTTTCCCAGTACCTGCTGGACTCCGACAAACGTTATCGGGTGGTTGCGCGCTTAGGGCAGCGTACCGATACTTCGGATGCCGAAGGGCAGATCGTGGAAGAGCGTCCGGTTAACGTCAGTGAGTCCCAACTGGCGGATGCGCTTGAAAGTTTCCGTGGTGACACCCAACAGGTGCCATCCATGTACTCTGCGCTGAAATACCAGGGGAAAAAGCTCTACGAATACGCACGTCAGGGAATTGAAGTTCCGCGTGAAGCGCGCCCGATTACCGTTTACGAGCTGCTGTTTATTCGCCACGAAGGTAACGAGGTTGAGCTGGAAATTCACTGCTCTAAAGGCACCTATATTCGTACCATCATTGACGATCTTGGTGAGAAGCTTGGTTGTGGCGCGCACGTGATTTTCCTGCGCCGCCTGGCAGTCAGCAAATACCCGGTTGAACGAATGGTGACGCTGGAGCATCTGCATGAGCTGGTTGAACAAGCTGAACAGCAGGGCATCCCGGCGGCGGAGCTGCTTGACCCATTATTGATGCCGATGGACAGTCCTGCGTCGGACTATCCGATAGTCAATATTCCCCTTACCTCGTCGGTTTACTTTAAAAACGGTAACCCCGTACGTACCACCGGTGCGCCGCTGGACGGGCTGGTTCGAGTCACTGAAGGCGATGAAGGGAAATTTCTTGGTATGGGTGAAATCGATGACGAAGGCCGCGTGGCACCACGTCGCCTGGTGGTCGAGTACACTGAGTAA
- the rpsO gene encoding 30S ribosomal protein S15 gives MSLSVEAKAKIVSEFGRGENDSGSTEVQVALLTAQINHLQGHFSEHKKDHHSRRGLLRMVSQRRKLLDYLKRKDVARYTALIERLGLRR, from the coding sequence ATGTCTCTAAGCGTTGAAGCTAAAGCAAAAATCGTTTCTGAGTTCGGTCGTGGCGAAAACGACAGTGGTTCTACCGAAGTTCAGGTTGCACTGCTGACTGCACAGATCAACCACCTGCAGGGTCACTTCTCTGAGCACAAAAAAGATCACCACAGCCGTCGTGGTCTGCTGCGCATGGTTTCTCAGCGTCGTAAACTGCTGGACTACCTGAAACGTAAAGATGTTGCACGCTACACCGCGCTGATCGAGCGTCTGGGTCTGCGTCGCTAA
- the pnp gene encoding polyribonucleotide nucleotidyltransferase, which translates to MLNPIVRKFQYGQHTVTLETGMMARQATAAVMVSMDDTAVFVTVVGQKKTKPGQDFFPLTVNYQERTYAAGRIPGSFFRREGRPSEGETLIARLIDRPVRPLFPEGFINEVQVIATVVSVNPQINPDIVAMIGASAALSLSGLPFNGPIGSARVGYINDQYVLNPTQDELKESKLNLVVAGTEAAVLMVESEAELLSEDQMLGAVVFGHDQQQIVIKEINELVKEAGKPRWDWQPEAVNEALNARVAALAEARLSDAYRITDKQERYAQVGVIKSETIDALVAEDETLDANELGEILHAIEKNVVRSRVLAGEPRIDGREKDMIRGLDVRTGVLPRTHGSALFTRGETQALVTATLGTTRDAQNLDELMGERTDNFLFHYNFPPYCVGETGMVGSPKRREIGHGRLAKRGVLAVMPDLDKFPYTVRVVSEITESNGSSSMASVCGASLALMDAGVPIKAAVAGIAMGLVKEGDNYVVLSDILGDEDHLGDMDFKVAGSRDGISALQMDIKIEGITKEIMQAALNQAKGARLHILGVMEQAINAPRGDISQFAPRIHTIKISPDKIKDVIGKGGSVIRALTEETGTTIEIEDDGTVKIAATDGEKAKYAIRRIEEITAEIEVGRIYNGKVTRIVDFGAFVAIGGGKEGLVHISQIADKRVEKVTDYLQMNQEVPVKVLEVDRQGRVRLSIKEATEQSSTAPVEPAAEQGE; encoded by the coding sequence TTGCTTAATCCGATCGTTCGTAAGTTCCAGTACGGCCAACACACCGTCACGCTGGAAACCGGCATGATGGCGCGTCAGGCGACTGCAGCCGTTATGGTTAGCATGGATGACACCGCGGTATTCGTGACCGTTGTTGGTCAGAAAAAAACCAAGCCAGGCCAGGACTTTTTCCCGCTGACCGTTAACTATCAGGAGCGTACCTACGCTGCTGGCCGTATTCCAGGAAGCTTCTTCCGTCGTGAAGGCCGTCCAAGCGAAGGCGAAACCCTGATCGCGCGTCTGATTGACCGCCCGGTTCGTCCGCTGTTCCCGGAAGGTTTCATTAACGAAGTTCAGGTTATCGCAACCGTGGTTTCCGTTAACCCTCAGATCAACCCAGATATCGTGGCAATGATCGGTGCATCTGCTGCGCTGTCCCTGTCCGGCCTGCCGTTCAACGGCCCGATCGGCTCTGCACGCGTTGGTTATATCAATGACCAGTACGTACTGAACCCGACTCAGGATGAGCTGAAAGAAAGCAAACTGAACCTGGTTGTTGCCGGTACTGAAGCCGCCGTACTGATGGTTGAATCCGAAGCAGAACTGCTGAGCGAAGACCAGATGCTGGGTGCTGTCGTGTTTGGTCACGACCAGCAGCAGATTGTTATCAAAGAAATCAACGAGCTGGTAAAAGAAGCCGGCAAACCACGTTGGGATTGGCAGCCTGAAGCCGTCAACGAAGCGCTGAACGCGCGCGTTGCTGCGCTGGCTGAAGCGCGCTTGAGCGACGCTTACCGCATCACCGACAAACAAGAGCGTTATGCTCAGGTTGGCGTGATCAAATCTGAAACCATCGACGCACTGGTTGCAGAAGACGAAACCCTGGACGCTAACGAACTGGGTGAAATCCTGCACGCTATCGAGAAAAATGTTGTTCGTAGCCGCGTGCTGGCAGGCGAGCCACGTATCGATGGCCGTGAAAAAGACATGATCCGTGGTCTGGACGTTCGTACTGGCGTACTGCCACGTACTCACGGTTCTGCACTGTTCACCCGTGGCGAAACTCAGGCGCTGGTTACCGCGACCCTGGGCACCACCCGTGATGCACAGAACCTCGACGAGTTGATGGGCGAGCGTACTGACAACTTCCTGTTCCACTACAACTTCCCTCCGTACTGCGTAGGCGAAACTGGCATGGTAGGCTCTCCTAAGCGTCGTGAAATTGGTCACGGTCGTCTGGCGAAGCGCGGCGTGCTGGCAGTGATGCCGGATCTGGACAAATTCCCGTACACCGTACGTGTTGTGTCTGAAATCACCGAATCCAATGGTTCTTCTTCCATGGCTTCCGTGTGTGGTGCTTCTCTGGCGCTGATGGACGCAGGTGTGCCAATCAAAGCAGCCGTTGCCGGTATCGCGATGGGTCTGGTGAAAGAAGGCGACAACTACGTTGTTCTGTCTGACATCCTGGGCGACGAAGATCACCTGGGTGATATGGACTTCAAAGTTGCGGGTTCCCGCGACGGTATCTCTGCGCTGCAGATGGATATCAAAATTGAAGGCATCACCAAGGAGATCATGCAGGCTGCACTGAACCAGGCTAAAGGTGCGCGTCTGCACATCCTGGGTGTGATGGAACAGGCGATTAACGCGCCACGTGGCGATATCTCTCAGTTCGCTCCGCGTATCCACACGATCAAAATCAGCCCAGACAAGATCAAAGACGTTATCGGTAAAGGCGGTTCTGTTATCCGTGCTCTGACCGAAGAAACCGGCACCACCATCGAAATCGAAGATGATGGTACCGTGAAGATCGCAGCAACCGACGGTGAAAAAGCGAAATACGCGATTCGTCGTATCGAAGAGATCACCGCAGAAATCGAAGTGGGTCGTATCTACAACGGTAAAGTGACCCGTATCGTTGACTTTGGTGCATTCGTTGCCATCGGTGGTGGTAAAGAAGGTCTGGTACACATCTCTCAGATCGCTGACAAGCGCGTTGAGAAAGTGACCGATTATCTGCAGATGAACCAGGAAGTGCCGGTTAAAGTTCTGGAAGTTGACCGTCAGGGCCGCGTACGTCTGAGCATCAAAGAAGCAACTGAACAGTCTTCTACCGCACCGGTTGAACCGGCAGCGGAACAAGGCGAGTAA
- the nlpI gene encoding lipoprotein NlpI: MKPFLRWCFVATALTLAGCSSSAWRKSEVLAVPLQPTLQQEVILARMEQILASRALTDDERAQLLYERGVLYDSLGLRALARNDFSQALAIRPDMPEVFNYLGIYLTQAGNFDAAYEAFDSVLELDPTYNYAHLNRGIALYYGGRAKLAQDDLLAFYQDDPNDPFRSLWLYLAEQKLDEKQAKDALKQRFDKSDKEQWGWNIVEFYLGNIDEKTLMERLKADATDNTSLAEHLSETNFYLGKYYLSLGDKDSATALFKLAVANNVHNYVEHRYALLELALLGQEQDDLAESDQQ; this comes from the coding sequence ATGAAGCCTTTTTTGCGCTGGTGTTTCGTGGCGACAGCACTCACGCTGGCAGGATGCAGCAGTTCTGCCTGGCGTAAAAGTGAAGTCCTCGCGGTACCATTGCAACCGACTTTACAGCAGGAAGTGATCCTGGCACGCATGGAACAAATTCTTGCCAGTCGGGCTTTAACCGATGACGAACGCGCACAGCTTTTATATGAGCGCGGAGTGTTGTATGATAGTCTAGGTTTGAGAGCATTAGCGCGTAACGATTTTTCGCAAGCGTTGGCTATCAGACCTGATATGCCTGAAGTATTCAATTACTTAGGCATTTATTTAACGCAGGCAGGCAATTTTGATGCTGCCTATGAAGCGTTTGATTCTGTACTTGAGCTTGATCCAACTTACAATTATGCGCACTTGAACCGCGGCATCGCACTTTATTACGGTGGCCGTGCGAAATTAGCGCAAGATGATCTGCTAGCGTTTTATCAAGACGATCCCAATGATCCTTTCCGCAGCCTGTGGCTATATCTCGCTGAGCAGAAGCTCGATGAGAAGCAGGCCAAAGATGCGTTGAAGCAACGCTTCGACAAGTCGGATAAAGAGCAATGGGGATGGAACATTGTCGAGTTCTACCTGGGCAACATTGACGAAAAAACGTTAATGGAACGCCTGAAGGCGGACGCAACGGATAACACCTCGCTCGCTGAGCATCTCAGTGAAACCAACTTCTATTTAGGTAAGTACTACCTAAGTCTGGGGGACAAGGACAGCGCTACGGCACTGTTCAAACTGGCGGTTGCCAACAACGTACACAACTACGTTGAGCACCGATACGCATTGTTGGAATTAGCGCTCTTGGGCCAGGAGCAAGATGACCTGGCAGAATCGGACCAGCAATAG
- the yrbN gene encoding protein YrbN, translating to MKITENFHDELCRLAAINFEAHVLHG from the coding sequence ATGAAAATTACCGAAAATTTTCACGATGAGTTATGTAGACTGGCCGCCATTAATTTTGAGGCACACGTACTACATGGCTGA
- a CDS encoding DEAD/DEAH family ATP-dependent RNA helicase, protein MAEFETTFADLGLKAPILEALNDLGYEKPSPIQAECIPHLLGGRDVLGMAQTGSGKTAAFSLPLLNNLDPELKAPQILVLAPTRELAVQVGEAMTEFSKHMRGVNVVALYGGQRYDVQLRALRQGPQIVVGTPGRLLDHLKRGTLDLSKLSGLVLDEADEMLRMGFIEDVETIMAQIPEGHQTALFSATMPEAIRRITRRFMKDPQEVRIQSSVTTRPDISQSFWSVYGMRKNEALVRFLEAEDFDAAIIFVRTKNATLEVAEALERSGYSSAALNGDMNQSLREQTLERLKDGRLDILIATDVAARGLDVERISLVVNYDIPMDSESYVHRIGRTGRAGRAGRALLFVENRERRLLRNIERTMKLSIPEVELPNADLLGKRRLEKFAAKVQQQLESSDLDQYRALLAQIKPTAEGEELDVETLAAALLKMAQGERSLIVPPDAPMRAKREFRERDERFERRNDRNDRNDRGDRNDRGPRGDRPERSGEDRPKRERREVGDMELYRIEVGRDDGVEVRHIVGAIANEGDISSRYIGNIKLFGTHSTIELPKGMPGEILQHFTRTRILNKPMNMQLMGDAQPRPGGRGAAGGERREGGRAFGGERREGGREGGRGFGGERREGGRGDGRRFSGERRDGGNGNRAPRRDDAGAAPRRDDSTGRRRFGGDA, encoded by the coding sequence ATGGCTGAATTCGAAACCACTTTTGCAGATCTGGGGCTTAAGGCTCCTATCCTTGAAGCCCTTAACGATCTGGGTTACGAAAAACCATCTCCGATCCAGGCTGAGTGTATCCCACACCTGCTGGGCGGCCGCGATGTTCTGGGTATGGCCCAGACCGGTAGCGGTAAAACAGCAGCGTTCTCTTTACCGCTGCTGAACAACCTTGATCCTGAGCTGAAAGCACCACAGATTCTGGTGCTGGCACCGACCCGCGAACTAGCAGTTCAGGTTGGTGAGGCAATGACTGAGTTCTCTAAACATATGCGCGGCGTGAACGTGGTAGCCCTTTACGGCGGCCAGCGTTATGACGTGCAGTTACGCGCCCTGCGTCAAGGGCCACAGATTGTCGTCGGTACTCCAGGTCGTCTGCTGGACCACCTGAAGCGCGGTACTCTGGATCTCTCTAAACTGAGCGGTCTGGTACTGGACGAAGCTGACGAAATGCTGCGTATGGGCTTTATCGAAGACGTTGAAACCATCATGGCTCAGATCCCAGAAGGTCATCAGACCGCTCTGTTCTCTGCAACCATGCCGGAAGCAATCCGTCGTATTACCCGTCGCTTTATGAAAGATCCGCAGGAAGTGCGCATTCAGTCTAGCGTCACAACCCGCCCAGACATCAGCCAGAGCTTCTGGTCTGTCTATGGCATGCGTAAAAATGAAGCGCTGGTACGTTTCCTGGAAGCGGAAGACTTTGATGCGGCGATTATCTTCGTTCGTACCAAAAACGCGACTCTGGAAGTGGCTGAAGCACTGGAACGTAGCGGTTATAGCAGCGCTGCGCTGAACGGCGACATGAACCAGTCTCTGCGTGAGCAGACTCTGGAACGTCTGAAAGACGGTCGTCTGGACATCCTGATCGCAACTGACGTTGCAGCACGTGGTCTGGACGTTGAGCGTATTAGCCTTGTTGTTAACTACGACATCCCAATGGACTCCGAGTCTTATGTTCACCGTATTGGCCGTACCGGTCGTGCGGGTCGTGCTGGCCGTGCGCTGCTGTTCGTTGAGAACCGCGAGCGTCGTCTGCTGCGCAACATCGAACGCACCATGAAGCTGTCCATTCCAGAAGTAGAACTGCCTAACGCAGATCTGCTGGGCAAACGCCGTCTGGAAAAATTCGCCGCGAAAGTACAGCAGCAGCTGGAAAGCAGCGATCTGGATCAGTACCGTGCACTGCTGGCTCAAATCAAGCCAACCGCAGAAGGCGAAGAGCTGGATGTTGAAACGCTGGCCGCTGCACTGTTGAAAATGGCACAGGGCGAACGTTCCCTGATCGTTCCACCTGATGCGCCAATGCGTGCTAAGCGTGAATTCCGTGAGCGTGACGAGCGTTTCGAACGTCGTAACGATCGTAATGACCGTAACGATCGCGGCGATCGCAATGACCGTGGCCCACGTGGTGACCGTCCTGAGCGTAGCGGCGAAGACCGTCCAAAACGCGAACGTCGTGAAGTTGGCGATATGGAACTGTACCGTATTGAAGTCGGCCGTGATGATGGTGTTGAAGTTCGTCATATCGTTGGCGCGATCGCTAACGAAGGCGATATCAGCAGCCGTTACATCGGTAACATCAAGCTGTTCGGTACTCACTCTACTATCGAATTGCCAAAAGGTATGCCGGGCGAGATCCTGCAACACTTTACGCGTACTCGCATCCTGAACAAGCCGATGAACATGCAGCTGATGGGCGATGCTCAGCCGCGTCCTGGTGGTCGTGGTGCTGCGGGTGGCGAACGTCGTGAAGGCGGTCGTGCATTCGGTGGTGAACGTCGTGAAGGCGGTCGCGAAGGCGGTCGTGGTTTCGGCGGTGAGCGTCGTGAAGGCGGCCGTGGTGATGGTCGTCGTTTCAGCGGTGAACGTCGCGACGGTGGCAATGGTAACCGTGCGCCACGCCGTGATGATGCTGGTGCTGCACCGCGCCGTGACGACTCTACCGGTCGTCGTCGTTTCGGCGGTGACGCATAA
- the mtr gene encoding tryptophan permease, which translates to MATLTTTQTTPSLLGGVVIIGGTIIGAGMFSLPVVMAGSWFFWSMAALVFTWFCMLHSGLMILEANLNYRIGSSFDTITKDLLGKGWNVVNGISIAFVLYILTYAYISASGSILHHTFAEMSLNVPARAAGFSFALLVAFVVWLSTKAVSRMTAIVLGAKVITFFLTFGSLMGHVTPTTLFNVAESNASYTPYLLMTLPFCLASFGYHGNVPSLMKYYGKDPRTIVKCLIYGTLLALGLYTVWLLATMGNIPRPEFIGIAQKGGNIDVLVQALSGVLNSRSLDLLLVVFSNFAVASSFLGVTLGLFDYLADLFGFDDSALGRFKTALLTFLPPIIGGLLWPNGFLYAIGYAGLAATIWAAIVPALLARKSRKRFGSPKFRVWGGKPMIALILVFGVGNALVHVLSSFNLLPVYQ; encoded by the coding sequence ATGGCGACACTAACCACCACCCAAACGACACCTTCGCTGCTTGGCGGCGTGGTGATCATTGGCGGCACAATCATTGGTGCTGGGATGTTTTCCTTGCCGGTGGTGATGGCAGGTAGCTGGTTCTTCTGGTCAATGGCGGCGCTGGTGTTTACCTGGTTCTGCATGCTGCACTCAGGGCTGATGATTCTCGAAGCGAACCTGAATTACCGCATTGGTTCAAGCTTCGATACCATCACCAAAGATTTGCTGGGCAAAGGCTGGAACGTCGTGAACGGTATCTCCATCGCCTTTGTGCTCTATATTCTGACTTACGCCTACATTTCAGCGAGTGGCTCGATTCTGCACCATACTTTTGCCGAGATGTCACTGAACGTTCCGGCACGCGCCGCCGGTTTTAGCTTCGCGCTGCTGGTCGCGTTTGTGGTGTGGTTGAGCACCAAGGCAGTAAGCCGGATGACGGCTATCGTGCTGGGTGCCAAGGTCATCACCTTCTTCCTGACCTTCGGTAGCTTGATGGGCCACGTCACGCCAACCACGTTGTTTAACGTTGCCGAGAGTAACGCTTCTTACACCCCCTATCTGCTGATGACACTGCCGTTCTGTCTGGCCTCGTTTGGCTATCATGGTAACGTGCCGAGCCTGATGAAGTACTACGGCAAAGATCCGCGCACCATCGTGAAATGTCTGATCTACGGTACGCTGCTGGCGCTGGGGCTCTACACCGTATGGTTGCTCGCGACCATGGGTAATATCCCGCGTCCTGAGTTTATCGGTATTGCGCAGAAGGGCGGTAATATTGATGTGCTGGTACAGGCGTTAAGCGGCGTGCTGAACAGCCGCAGTCTGGATCTTCTGCTGGTGGTGTTCTCAAACTTTGCGGTAGCCAGTTCATTCCTTGGCGTAACGTTAGGGCTGTTTGACTACCTGGCCGATCTGTTCGGCTTTGATGACTCCGCGCTGGGCCGTTTCAAAACCGCACTGCTGACCTTCCTGCCGCCGATTATCGGTGGCCTGCTGTGGCCGAACGGTTTCCTGTATGCCATTGGCTACGCAGGGCTGGCGGCAACTATCTGGGCGGCTATCGTTCCGGCGTTGCTGGCGCGTAAATCCCGTAAGCGGTTTGGTAGCCCGAAATTCCGCGTCTGGGGTGGCAAGCCGATGATTGCGTTGATTCTGGTGTTTGGTGTCGGTAACGCACTGGTGCATGTGCTGTCGAGTTTTAATTTACTGCCGGTTTATCAGTAA